The nucleotide sequence AATGTATAGCTAACAATATACCTTAAATCAGTGGACAGCAGATCATGCGTAACAACCTCATACAGCTCATATACAGCTTTTGCGGCACCTTTTGCAAGTTCAGGTGTTTCATTTCGTATCTAATAAAAGCATTTTGAAGTTATCAATAAAATTAGCCCTATATTTCCACCACTTAACACGTCTTCACAAACGAAAGTTAGCAACATCATCAAAGTATCAATCACCCTTCAAACAAGCCATCAAGGCATCTCACTTACCCTATTTCCTatataacaaacaaaaaccTCTCACCACATCATTTAAGGTTGAATTCCTTGTTTTAGCTTCAAAAAGAAGCAGAGAAGAGAATATCAAATCTGAATGGCCCAGTCAAAGCACTCATAAAAGGCATTAAAGGACAACATGGAAACAACTAGTCNNNNNNNNNNNNNNNNNNNNNNNNNNNNNNNNNNNNNNNNNNNNNNNNNNNNNNNNNNNNNNNNNNNNNNNNNNNNNNNNNNNNNNNNNNNNNNNNNNNNtttttacacaaaaaaaatttgaaagaccTTGCTTGCTTGGAATTCAATTCATAAGATACCAAAATCTATGGTTTGCATACAtaaatttgattaattttcGCAATAAATTCCATCGGGtagtccccccccccccccccaaacaaCTTGTTCCTGGCACACACCAGAGAGAAAAATAGAacgcgtattttttttttcatttttttcgcTTGATTGGTGAGGAAGCGATCTCCATACATCCCCGCGTCTGCATTCTTTAAACACTAAATCTTGGTCCTCAGTCCACAGGGACCCAAAAAATGATCTTTATGATGTAACAACTATAATCACTAGAAAGCAGAATCCAACTTCAACTACAAACAATTCAAGTGGGCATCCGAAATAGAAAAACTTGAACATTGCAAAACTTATTGAGGTATGGCAGATCATATCACAACACACACAAATCAGTTTATTAGATATACGAATTCCAAGAAAACAAATTGAAGAGTTTATTTTCAGATTCTGACATGAATACACTATATAACATAACAGGGTCATTATCAGTCAACAACACAAAAGTAAAAGCGGCAAACATAAATTTATAACATATTGAACAATAGAAATAAATTGTTCATCTCATGATAATACACAACAAATTGGGCCGTCAGAGACACATTTGTCATGTCACCTTCTTAACTCATACAGGAGAAACTTATAATATAAAGTATCTTATGCCACAATTAATACATGTAAGTGCCatccaataaaaacaaaatactctAATAATTAATAAAGACACACAATAAAGCTGAGAAAGAAAAGTTAGTCTCATATTTAAGTGTTAAAACTTACTGTTACGGCATGTATTTAATTACTCTTTTCCATGCATATTTGTACTAGAAACCATAAAAAACGAAAGCAATAGGTTTAGGTCATAACTCCTATGATCCATATATATCCCGAGTATCCAAGCCCTTACAGTTATAGGAAGCGTCACTTAGCATTTCCTACAAGTGATGGCCCATAAAGTGGAGCACAAAATAATTACTGTTGCAATCAATGCAGACACATCCCTTGCAAAATAACCCAAATTTACAGTAGCTTGAAATTCTACCGGATCTACTTTTAATGAGAAAGATGGACTCCAATTCTTGCAAGAGCATATAGtcattttatatgaatttaataagAGCCATTGCTCccaaaaataatgatatttGTAAGGCATGAAGAAAAATAGCACAAAAGGCCTCATATATTCTGGAGATGGATATGTAAGAAAATTACAACATTTGTCTTCCTCAGTACTAAGAAAATGTGCCAAATGGTTAGGGAGCATCTGAGGAAGAGTGTCGTTATTAGGACTTAATCCCAATCTGCTACATGAAAATAATTAGGATCAACTATGTGGATCTTCTTTCAGCGTGCAATCTGGTCTTAAGTATACTAAACATATCTCGTTGGTAGAATTTCATTGTCCCTCGCCCAAGGGGTGCCCTTGATATTGGCCTCTTCATTTCAACTCATATTAAATATCAGATTCAATCATCTTTCTTCCAAACGCTCTCGATAACGTTCAAAAGGATCCTTATTGTAAGAAAATTGAAGGGAAAGAAAGTACAAAAAAAGCCTAAACTAGAATTTCATACAAATTAGGTTAAATAAGTATTCTTTCCTACTACAAGATCATCTTGGTCATGAATCAAGTAACCAAAACACATCCAAGCAAAGTGGAGTTCGTTTCAATCGAAGATTTATCCGATCACCAAAATCATAAAGCTAACGTTCATTTTATTTCATTCCATTTCGTTTCCGTATCGCACTAAATAACTCCGACACAAAAAATACACGAAATGTTGAGAAAGAAAGCGAATACACTAAAAATTCACCTCCAAAACTCTTCAACAGTCGCAAAGGTGTAGATTGAGAGCATAGAGCTACCCCAGGCGGCCTGCTTCGACTTTGCCGAGAGATTATCAAACCAGAAAGTCCAAGAGTGCTCGAGCGGGTGCTGCTGGAGGGGAATTTCAGCTGATTTCTTGATCGACGAGTCCTCCTCTCCGACGATCTCGCCTTCCTCGGTGTCGTCATCATTTGGTGGGTTCTCAGGGTTCGTTTGTTCCTCTGTCGCAGTTGGTATTTCTTCGACCCCCATTCTCTCACAGTGCGCAACTGTGTTAACTTCTTCTTGCTTGTTATGGTGGTATATCAAATTCAAGGTCTTgggtctttttttattttagggaTGAATGATTTTTGGCCCTGATCATGATATTGATAGCAACTTATAACAACTACTCTGCTATGGTgctaattgttttctttttcataattCAAAGATTATATCAAAAGTATAGGCAGCCAAGCACCACCTTAACGGGTAAGTTTGCTTTAACTTGAAAGTTGGAACCAATAAAGTTCAGGACTATTGAAATTCTCAAATTGACacctcaaaagaaaaaaaaaagatatggaTGATGGATCAACTTTAATGCGGGACAGCACATTTTATTGTATAGTTTGATGTTTTTAGACATTTGTCAACCCTatatgtctcacatgatgcatatCAAATTTTATACGTATAACTCCGTAGATCGGATAATTAAGATACCAATGACTCGGATTCCTATTATAACGAGTCTTCAATTTTCATTTGACTGTTGCAGCAGAAAGATTTAGGAAGATTACTCTAAAAGAAGTGAAAAAGCACTCTCTATCAGCTAAATGAAACTGAAGGCCGGCCGGCAAATCAAAAGGAATGGAGATGGGTTCCACTCATACCACGTCCAAATGCTTTTGTTCTTAACGCTGGAGACATCATGGAGGTACTGTCTTTCTTTCCATTAGTTGCAGAAGTTAATTATTATGTCCTGGTTAAACTCAACTTTTAGTGAATATGATTCTTTTAAGGAAATCAGCGGCGAGTCAGCGAAAAAGGGCTTTATTGTAGATTATTAGTCTAAAACACCAAAGCCTGCaagcttcttttcttcttgaggCAGAATATTCAGATGGCCATTAGACAACAAAATACTAGTAAAACCAGCCTTATTGATCTGCTTAATCCTGCGATTTTCCGACAAGTACCAGTGGCATAGTATTTTTGAAGGAGTTTTTCGCTCGGAAATTGAATGCAAATTCCATATCTGGATTACCTTACCTGAGAGCATTAGATGTGCAAAGCAGCTTAAGATAAATGATTTTGAGTTATTTCCTGCACGTCCACAATGTTGTATACTGTTAATAGTGCCACCCGTATATGATTGTCACTCAACATATAAAGATGCaggaaaaggtaaacaacacccgtgtgCAGAACTTGCAAGATGTACATAGATCTTTACaatagaagtgatagggatctcagtaaATGAGATTTTAGTCATTTCAGTAACCAATTATGTCCCTTGATTATGTGCATCAGATTTTGTGGGCCTtacacttatatcaatcaatgatcaagattGATTGATGACTGAGATCTCATTTACTGGGATCTCTATGACTTATGGAACGAGGTGTTTGAAAACAATACAAACACGGCAGTCTATTTCTTGATTTGTTATTAATTACAGATAACTTTCAAAGCCTGGTGGCGCCCATCTCTTAATATAGTAGAGCAGCCGGCCAGTAGGTAGCAGGAATTGAGAGGTAGGAAAAGTGACCCGTTTGAatttgttacatatatatatatagagagagagagagagaggggacgaggaggaggagagacagTATAAGCAAGCAATGGAGCAAAAGCTACCAAGGCTAGGGGGTTCTCTGCTGGTTCCAAGCGTTCAAGAGCTGGCAAAGGAGCCCCTCAAAACATTACCAACCAGATATGTCCGAACCGATCTAGACCATCCATTGACTTCGTCAGATACCACAACTATACCGCAGCAGATCCCTGTCATCGACATGAACATGTTCAAGTCCGAAGAATTCATGAATTCAGAGCTCGAAAAGTTTCACAATGCATGCAAAGAGTGGGGTTTCTTTCAGGTACACTAATGCATTTGTCTGAGATGCACATCACTATTAGAGTTTTTGTGATAATCTTTGTCATTCAAGGAAATTAATTGTGGAAGTTGTCTGCAGTTACTAAATCATGGAGTAAGTGAGGAATTGGTGGAGAAAGTGAAGAAACAAGTTCAAGAATTCTTCGACCTTCCaatggaagagaagaagaagtgttGGCAACAGCCCGGTGACTTGGAAGGATTTGGTCAGGCCTTTGTTGTCTCTGAAGAGCAAAAGCTTGATTGGGCTGATATGTTCTACATAATCACTCTTCCAATCCAATTGAGAAACCCCCATCTGTTCGCTAAGCTTCCTCTTCCCCTCAGGTTATCTATTCCTCATAACCATTTAACATTCTATCAGCACAGTAGTACTCGTATTGCATAAACAAATTCTGTTGCTCTGCATATGCAGGGATACCTTGGAGGCTTATTCAAGAGACTTGAAAAACCTGGCCATGGAAATACTCAGTTTCATGGCAAAAGCACTAAAAATGGAACCTAATGACATGAAGTTACTGTTTGAAGAAGGAATGCAGGGGATGAGGATGAACTACTATCCTCCATGCCCACAACCAGACCTTGTGATTGGACTCACCCCCCACTCTGATTCTGTTGGCCTCACAATACTTCtccaagtaaatgaaatggagGGCCTACAGATCAAGAAAGATGGGATCTGGGTTCCTGTTAAACCACTACCTAATGCTTTCATAGTCAACATTGGAGACGTTTCAGAGGTAACATCAATTACCTAATACATGCTTTATCTTGTATAGTACCTGAATCAGATGATCTTGAATGATTATGGTTTGGCAGATTGTAACCAATGGAGTCTACCAAAGCGTTGAACACCGAGCGATGGTTAATTCGGTGAAGGAGAGGCTTTCCATTGCCACATTTTATGGTCCGAAGCTGGACTCAGATATTGGTCCAGCACCGAGCCTTGTTAGTCCAGAGAACCCTCCAATGTTTTGCAGAATAGGAACTGCAGACTACTTCAAGGGTTATCTTTCTCGCGAACTTAGTGGGAAATCGTACTTGGATGTCATGAGGATTTCAAAGTAAAGAGGCTCAGAGCCCAGAGGGACTGAAAACTTCCTGTATCTGAATATATTGCTCAATAAAACTGTTCTGTCCAGTACTTTTAAGTATTTTCATTCCAAATATCAACTGACTACCCTCATCAAAAGAATCATAGGTATACCAtccacacacgcacacacaacAGAGAGATAAATTAAAAGAGCACAAACATATAAATTGAAGCGTTGTTTCTACCATCTTAATCAATTTACAACAAGAACCAAATATAATACTCTGTTGTTTCCCTACGCTACACGGACCAATGGCTTCATTCCCTATTACAAATCTCAGGTATATCAACCCACAATTTCCAACAGTACCTTACCGATTAGTATTTCATGTCCAATGTTGGAATGGAACCAAAGCCTTTCAGCGGACGTCGTCTGCATCATTCTTGTATCTATCCTagcatttgtaaaaaaaaataaaaattattgagTCAGAAGTAAGCAATCTAACAAAAACTAACCCAATAATTACCTTTAACCGACCGATTGATCGGTTAGTTTTATGTCAAAAACCGATTGTTTACGCTCCTACCTTGGAAGAAGCACCATTTTGAAGTGGAAATTTCATGTGTcaaattgaaattttaattcattaattatttttcagtGAATATTGAGCTCTGAAGTACTTTGCGGGCATTCCTTCCCTCCCAAGGCTTTATCAGGAAATAATCTCGTCTCTCCCAGTGTTAGAACCATAACCTACACCTTTTTGTGGATGTATATTTTTATATCTAATTCTTTGCCTCCCCTCACGGTTTAATCAGGAAATAATCTCGCCTCCGCCTGAGCTAGACTAAAATGATTGTTTATCATAAAACCTAGCTAGCTATCACCCCAACAAAGTTTCCCTTCTCTTCGGGCGATGGTTTCGTACCCTTCAACATCTCCAGGCCTTACCTTGTACTTGTCTTTCTCTTCCCGAGGAAGCTTGTAAAATTCTTCGATCTCATATTTCAGCTCCTCCATTACTGAAGAGCTTGCACCATGGTTCACCATCTGCATACACGTTTGCCAAACAGTaaccttttctttcctttttttgctGTATTTTTACTCCAACACGTTTGGCTCAAATCTCTATTATTAACGTGTCATTATGACTTCTTTTTCTTGTCTATTACGTGTTTAATTGAAACATAGAAAAATTCATGACTTCGATGATGATGAGAGGCAACAACTGCCTGCAACCCTAATTTCAATCGTTCTGTATCTCATGATCATGATAGCAACTTATAACAACTACTTTGCTaattgggttttctttttcataattcaaagattatataaaaaaatatagacaGTCCAGTGGCACCAATGCCTATTaattaagaataatttatttaatttaacgGATAAGTTTGAATCAACTTTAACGCGTGACAACGCATTTTACTGTGTTTTTATATAAAATCTTGTACGTAAAGAAGTGAAAAAGCACTCTCTTAATCAGGTCATATGGCTACAGCCTTAAAGATGAATGGCAAGGAAAGGAAAGATTTGTTTGAAGATGGAGTTCAATCAGTTAGAATGAACTACTATACCTATAGGTTTCACTCCTCACTCTGATGCTGATGTGCTTGCGATTCTCTTTCAGCTAAATGAAACTGAAGATCGGCCTGCAAATCAAAAGGAAGGGCAATGGGTTCGAATCATACCCACGTCCAAATGCTTTTGTTCTTAACACTGGAGACATATCATGGAGGTGCTGTCTTTCTTCGT is from Tripterygium wilfordii isolate XIE 37 chromosome 14, ASM1340144v1, whole genome shotgun sequence and encodes:
- the LOC120014717 gene encoding eukaryotic translation initiation factor 4E-1-like; its protein translation is MGVEEIPTATEEQTNPENPPNDDDTEEGEIVGEEDSSIKKSAEIPLQQHPLEHSWTFWFDNLSAKSKQAAWGSSMLSIYTFATVEEFWR
- the LOC120014306 gene encoding protein SRG1-like, whose product is MEQKLPRLGGSLLVPSVQELAKEPLKTLPTRYVRTDLDHPLTSSDTTTIPQQIPVIDMNMFKSEEFMNSELEKFHNACKEWGFFQLLNHGVSEELVEKVKKQVQEFFDLPMEEKKKCWQQPGDLEGFGQAFVVSEEQKLDWADMFYIITLPIQLRNPHLFAKLPLPLRDTLEAYSRDLKNLAMEILSFMAKALKMEPNDMKLLFEEGMQGMRMNYYPPCPQPDLVIGLTPHSDSVGLTILLQVNEMEGLQIKKDGIWVPVKPLPNAFIVNIGDVSEIVTNGVYQSVEHRAMVNSVKERLSIATFYGPKLDSDIGPAPSLVSPENPPMFCRIGTADYFKGYLSRELSGKSYLDVMRISK